The Natator depressus isolate rNatDep1 chromosome 8, rNatDep2.hap1, whole genome shotgun sequence genome window below encodes:
- the CDKN2C gene encoding cyclin-dependent kinase 4 inhibitor C gives MAEPLGNELASAAARGDLVQLTNLLQTNVNVNAQNGFGRTALQVMKLGNPEIARRLLITGANPDLKDSTGFAVIHDAARAGFLDTLQTLLEFNADVNIEDNDGNLPLHLAAREGHLPVVEFLIKHTASKVEHQNKKGDTAYDLAKLYKRNDVVKLMEGSSLRAEAADMN, from the exons ATGGCCGAGCCTTTGGGGAACGAGTTGGCGTCCGCAGCTGCAAGGGGGGACCTAGTGCAACTTACTAATTTGTTGCAAACGAATGTAAACGTCAATGCCCAAAATGGATTTGGGAGGACTGCGCTGCAG GTGATGAAACTTGGGAATCCTGAAATTGCCAGGAGGTTGCTAATTACAGGTGCTAATCCTGATCTGAAAGACAGTACAGGGTTCGCTGTAATTCATGATGCAGCCAGAGCGGGTTTCCTGGACACGCTGCAGACTTTACTGGAGTTTAACGCTGATGTTAACATTGAGGATAATGACGGAAACCTGCCATTGCACTTGGCAGCTAGAGAAGGCCACCTCCCAGTAGTGGAATTCCTTATTAAGCATACAGCAAGCAAGGTGGAACATCAGAACAAGAAGGGAGACACTGCCTACGACTTGGCTAAGCTGTACAAGAGGAACGATGTAGTTAAACTAATGGAAGGCAGCAGTTTAAGGGCAGAAGCTGCAGACATGAATTAA